From the Thermodesulfobacteriota bacterium genome, the window AACAATAAGCGACCTTATCGATTCCACAATAGGATCGAGTACTCCGAGGAGCAGAAGTGCGATTATTATGTAGAAACCGTATGGTTCCAACTTGATGAGCGTGTATTTTAGATCTCCAGAGACAAATCCCATAAGGATCTTTGAGCCATCAAGTGGTGGAATAGGGATGAGGTTAAAAGAGGCAAGAATGATATTGACCCGCGCAAAGTATGAGAGAACCAAATAAGGGACGGATCCAAAAGAAAAAGCCAGAACTTTTATGAGAAACAATGAGAAAAAGGCAAGTAGGATGTTTGTGAGTATTCCTGATGCGGAAACAAAGATCGTTGCCCATTTCGTGTCTCTAAGGCTATAAAAATTCACAGGAACCGGCTTTGCCCATCCGAATCCAAAAAGAAACAGAGTCAAAGTCCCTATTGGATCGAGATGTTTTAGCGGATTAAGCGTCAACCTTCCATACCACCTTTGGCTTCTGTCTCCCAGAACGTAGGCTGAATAGGCGTGGGCAACCTCGTGAAAGACGATCGCGTAGATAAGTGGGATTGAGAGGCAGAAGAAGGCTAGAGGGTTCTCGAAAAGCAGTTCTATAAGCACGCGTACTTTTGTACCACAGTACGGTTTTTCGTATCAAGTCGATTTTTTTAAGAAAAATCAACGAAAAAGACTTGCATATTTTGCAAAATTAGCTATATTAAGTGTTTACAGAGTGTGGCAAAGCCACAAAAAAAATGGATAAAGGAGGGGGTCTATGACAAAGGCAGAACTCGTAAGCAAAATGGCAGAAAGTGCAGGAATTACAAAAGCCGCTGCGAGTAAAGCCCTGGATGCATTTGTTGAGGCTGTAAAGTCGGCTTTAAAGAAGGAGGAAAAGGTTACTCTTGTCGGGTTTGGGACATTTAGCGTGGTAAAGAGGAAGGCAAGGAAGGGTAGAAACCCAAGAACCGGTAAGGAGATCAAAATACCTGCGCGGACTGTTCCTAAGTTCACAGCAGGAAAAGCTCTAAGAGAGGCTGTTTAGATGGTATCGGCCCCCCTTCGGGGGGCTTTGAGTTTCTCTACTAGTTGCCTTGCCAACTCGTCAGCGGATTCCCATGATCCTTTTTCTTTGATTTTCCCAAAAGTACTTCCATCCTGAGAACCAAAAAAAACGTAAAGGGTAAAAAAATCACCTTCCGATTCCACGTTAACTCCCAAAGGAACGTGACAACCTCCTCCTATGAGTTTCTGGATCTTTCTTTCAAGCTCAACTTCCTTCCACGTCTTTTCGTGGTTAATTCTACTTACAATGTCGAAAAACTCGGAATCTTCTCTCACTTCTATGCCGATTGCCCCTTGGCCAGCACACGGCACAAGAAGATCTTGGGGAATGATGGATTTGGCGTATCTTTCGAGTCCCAACCTTTTAAGTCCACAGTAGGCGAGGATAATTCCGTGTAAATTTTCGGTAGCTATTTTTTTTATCCTGGTTTCAACGTTACCCCTGATCGGTACAAATTGAACCTTGCCCAGAAGTCCAAGAAGTTGTACGGTTCGTCTTACACTGCTTGTGCCTATCTTCGAGTCTTCAGGAAGCTCAAAAAGGGTCTCGTAATTAAAGGAAACAAAGGCATCACGGGGATCATCCCTCTCTAAAACGGCTGCGATCTTTAAGCCATCTTTTAACTCTGTTGGAACGTCTTTCATACTATGTACAGCTATGTCTATTTCTTTGGCGATAAGAGCCTCTTCTATCTCCTTTATGAAGAAACCCTTTCCTTTTATTTCGTGCAATGGTTTGTCCCAGATAGTATCCCCTGTAGTCTTTATAACTTTTACCCTAACTTCTATGTCAGGATTTAGAGACTTTAGGGCTTCTATGGCGATTTCTGTCTGCTTTAAGGCAAGCCTACTCCCTCTCGTTCCTACAATAAGCCTCTTCTTCATTTTTTTCAAACCTAAAAAGCTTTTTTACCCTTTCTATCGTCTCAAAGTCCGGATTCCTCTTTACTAGCTCTATATAGGGATGCAAAAGCTTTTTTACTATGGACCGAGTAAGATAATCTAGAGTTTCGTAAAGAGCTTCGTTAGGGCTCTCAATTTTTTTTAGGGCCTTTTTAACCTCGTTCTTCCTCATAGTTTCTGCGTAATTTATCATATGGATTATTAAAGGCTTAGTATCGAAGTGGTCCAAAATGAGGGGAAGTTTTTTTGTTTCCTCCTCGATTATCTCTTTAGCCCTTTGAGCCTCATTCATCCTGTCCTTTAAATGTTTTTCCGAAAGTTCTTTAAGATCGTCTATGTTAAAAAGGTATACATTCTCGATATCATTCACATCCGGGTCAACATCCCTAGGCAGAGCTATGTCGATTATGAAGAGGGGCTTAAATTTCCTAATTCTCATAGCCTTAAGGACAGTCTCCTTTTTTAGGATAAACTCCTGGCTTCCGGTAGATGTGAGGATAAGATCAACCTCCGTAAGTAATCTTTCCATTTCGGAAAAAGGCAAAGCTTCTCCCACTATCTCTTCTGCGAGCTTTTTCGCATTTGAAAATGTCCTGTTAACGATGTAGACCTTTGCGATCCCTTCTTTTTTGAAATGCTTTAGCGCTATCTTTGTCATCTCTCCAGCGCCTATCGTCAGTATCTTTTTTTCCTTCAGATTTCCGAATATCTTTTTTGCCATCTCGCATGCCATGGAACTTACAGAAAGGGGATTATAACCGATCTTTGTTTCTGTTCTTACTCTTTTTGCCACACTAAATACCCGATGGAAGATTTTATTGGAGAAAAAACCAGTCGAATTGTTAAAAGTGGCAATCCTATAAGCTTCCTTGACCTGACCTAGAATCTGGGGTTCCCCTATTACCATGGAATCGAGTCCGCATGCGACAAATAAAAGATGCCTATACGCGTCTTCCCCATAAAGACGATACGTATGGTCGTTGAGAATCGATTCATCCACTTTTAAAAACTCCCTTAAAGAGTCTTTCACGAGGGCAAGCTCAACTTCCGGTTCTTCCGAAAAAAGGTAGACCTCCGTTCTGTTACAAGTTGAAAGAAAAACGACTTCCCTAATTCCCCTTCTTTTCAATTCGCTTGTAAGATCGCTTATTTTTTCTTCGTTAAGGTAAAACTTCTCCCTTATCTCTAGGGGTGCCGTTTTATGGTTGAGACCCAAAACTACTATCTGCATCAGAGGTACGAGTGCCTCCCTCCCATTAAGTAGTTAACCCCTAAAAAAGTTATGAGTATGCAGAGAAAGCCCAAGATCATAACGTAGGCAGTCTTTCTTCCCATCCAGCCCACTAGAAGCCTCCTGTGGATTAAAATTGCGTAAATAAGCCACGTAATAAGGGACCAGACCTCCTTTGGGTCCCAGCTCCAGTAGGAACCCCAGGCTAAACTAGCCCAAAGAGAACCCGTAATTATTCCGGTTGTTAGGAAAGGAAAACCTATCGATATGCACCTCACATTTATCCGATCAAGAAGTTCAAGGGAGGGTAGTTTTTTTATAAAGGGGGGAAGCCTTTTCTTTTTTATGTAGCTTTCAGTTATGAGGTAGAGAACAGAGACCATAAAGCTTGTGAAAAATACCGCGTGTCCAATAAATGAGAATATCGTGTGGATCGGTAGATAGTGACTTCTAAGGATGGGAGGGAGGGGTTTTATCTCGTGGGGAAGGAAGGTGGATATAATGAGGATTATAGAGATTGCGGGAAGAATAAAAGAACCAAGAACTTTCGCACTATAAGCATCCCTCAAAAAGATGAAGAAAGACCCAACTAAAAAGGCTAAAAAGGATAATGACTCATAAAGGTTAGTTATTGGAGTATAACCTGCTTCGATGTATCTCACAATGAGACTTAAAAAATGGACCGAAACCCCTCCCAAAAGGAAAAAGAACCCTTTTTTTTCTAGTGCCTCCCTTCCTAAAGCGAAGTATAAAAGGTAAAAAAATGTGGAGATGAGGTAAAAGACGAGAGAAGCGTAAAAAATGTAGATATTCATTCCTTATCCAACCCTGCTATTAACTCTTTTATCTTTTTCGTGCTCATATTTGCCAGTTCCTCGACAGTAAAGCCAGAAATCTTTTCGAATAGAAGCTTCCGCTTTTCTTCCTCCTTTACTTTACTTATGAGTTCTGCCCTCAATTTTCCTATCTTTGATAGGTATTTAACGTAATCTTTCGTTAAAAATTTTCCGATCTCTCGTTTTAGCCTTTTGGAGAGATGAGGAAGTTTACCCTGCGTAGATATAGCAATTACGATCGAGCCCCTCTTTACTATGGAAGGCATAATAAAATCGCAAAGGGATGGGTCATCAACTGAACTTACAAGAAGACCTCTTTCTTTCGCATCAAAGACCACCTTTTTATTAATTTCATTATCATTAGTTGCGGAAATCACAAAATCAACACCGTCCAAATCCTGAGGATCGTATTTTTTCTCTATAACCTCTATAAGTCCTTTGTTACCAAGTAGTCTGAGCCCTTTTCTTAGGTTGGGACTAACGACTTTTATTTTAGCTTTAAAACGTAATAGCATGCGTATCTTTCTTTCAGCAACTTTTCCTCCACCGACAATAAGAAATCTTTTACGTGAAAGGTCAAGAAAAAGAGGGAAGTACTTGAGCTCAGTATCTGATCTCAAAAGTGTTAAATTCTCCCTTGTACTCTTCCTTTTTTACCTCCACACTGTCAACAGATGCACCTGGCGGCCCTATCCAGCACCATTTTACGAGTTCATCTATGTCTTTGCTTTCTCCCTCGCATACGATCTCTACACTTCCGTCCCTTAAGTTTCTAACCCATCCTGTTATTTTGAGCTTTTGTGCCATCTTCATCGTGTTGTGCCTGAAAAAGACCCCTTGGACTATCCCTTTTACAATGATGTGGGCCCTCTCTTTCATTTGTTCTCGTCCAATTGATTTAAGAAGGGCGTTTCATTATAAATAACATAAAGGTTTTTCCAAAATCAAAAAACCGGGAGGAGAGCATGTACTTGGGTCTCGATATCGGTTCCATAAGCGTAAATGTGGTTGTGATGGACGACAAAAACGATATCGTATTCGAAAGGTACATTAGACATAAAGGAAGACCTTTGGAAGTCGCAAAAGAAGTAGTAAAACAAGCTATGAAAGATTACGATATAGACTTTATCTCCACAACGGGCACAGGCGCAAAGATCTTTGCCCAAAAGATAGGAGCCACATTCGTAAACGAAATTGTGGCTCTTTCCAAGTCTTTTAGCCGTCTATACCCACACATAAAGACGGTTATAGACATAGGCGGGGAGGATTCAAAACTGATAATTTTTGAAAGCGTAGATGGAAAGTTAAAGATAAAAGACTTTTCAATGAACACTTTATGTGCCGCCGGGACCGGTTCATTTTTAGACCAGCAGGCATCGAGACTTAAGCTTACGATAGAAGAGTTCGGAGATATAGCCCTAAAGTCGAAAAATCCTCCGAGGATAGCAGGAAGGTGTACAGTTTTTGCTAAAACTGACATGATCCACCTTCAACAGATCGCAACACCCGACTACGAGATCGTGGCCGGTCTTTGTTACGCATTGGCACGCAATTTCAAAGGTAACATAGCCAAAGGAAAGGACGTTGAAAAGCCTGTTGCGTTTGTTGGTGGAGTTGCGGCAAACAAGGGGATGATAAAAGCTATAAAGGACGTATTTTCACTTGAAGACGGAGATCTAATAATCCCTCAACACTTCACATCTATGGGTGCCATAGGAGCGGTTTTTGCGGTACTCGAAAATCTGTCCTTGAGGCAAGATTTTAAGGGTTTCGATGAGCTAGATGAGTATCTTAGATTGGAAATGGAAGGTGAGACCCAGGAAAGACTTTCAATATCTCAAGAGAATCTCAATGTCTCGTATGAGATAAAGCCAATTACGGAAAAGACAGAAGCTTACCTCGGTGTTGATGTGGGCTCAATAAGTACAAATCTTGTCGTAATAGACAAAGATAAAAACGTTCTAGCGAAAAGGTACCTTATGACTGAAGGAAGGCCCCTTGAGGCCGTAAAGAGGGGATTAAAAGAGATAGGCGAGGAGATAGGAGACAAGGTGATAATAGTTGGAGCTGGTACGACAGGTTCAGGAAGGTACCTTACCGCAGATTTTATCGGAGCGGACATAGTGAGAAACGAAATAACAGCACAAGCGGAGGCAGCGATAAACATAGACCCCGAGGTCGATACGATATTCGAGATTGGTGGTCAGGATTCAAAGTACATAAGCATAGACAGAGGGGTAATCGTAGACTTTGAAATGAATAAGGCCTGTGCTGCCGGAACAGGATCCTTCCTTGAAGAACAGGCAGAAAGGCTTGGCATATCGATAAAAGAGGAGTTTGGGAAACTAGCCTTAGAATCGAAAAATCCGGTAAAAATGGGTGAACGGTGCACGGTCTTTATTGAGTCCGATCTTGTCCATCATCAGCAGAAAGGAGCAAAAACGGAAGACCTAGTAAGCGGTCTTTCGTACTCAATAGTAAAGAACTACATAAACAAGGTCGTTGGGGATAGAAAAATAGGAAATAGGATATTCTTTCAGGGAGGGACAGCCTTTAACAAAGGGGTTGTGGCTGCCTTTGAGACTGTGCTTAAAAGGCCCATAAGGGTTCCCCCTCACCATGACGTGACAGGAGCAATAGGAGTTGCAATCCTTGCCATGAAAGAGCGTACATGGGAAAAGAGTTCATTTAAAGGGTTCGATTTGAGCAAAAGGAACTACGAGATCGAGACCTTCGAGTGTAAAGGATGTGAAAATCTCTGTGAGATAAGGAAGGTCAAGGTGGAGGGAGAATCACCTCTCTATTACGGAAGTAGGTGTGAGAAGTACGATGTTGTAAGAAGGACAAAAAAAGTGGAGATGAAGGACTACTTTAAGATCAGGGAGGAGCTACTCATAAAAACTTATGACAGAGAAAGTAGTGGAGAGCCTATCGGTGTTCCTTTGATTCTCTACTCTCACGAGTTCTTTCCTTTCTGGAAGGCTTTTCTCTCAGAGCTTGGGTTTTCGGTTGTTCCATCAGATCCGACAAACAAAAGGATAATAAGAGAAGGCGTGGAAAACGTGATCGTCGAGAGTTGTTTTCCGGTTAAACTTGCGCATGGACATGTCCTAAACCTCATAGAAAAAGGTGTAAAGACCATATTTTTGCCCAGTGTGATAAATATCAAGAGTCCTTCAAGAATAGTATCGAATACTTTTGTATGTCCGTACGCACAGTCCTTCCCTTACACTGTGAAAGGTTCCATCGATTTTGATGAAAAAGGGGTAAAGGTTCTAACTCCAGTTGTGTATTTCGGCCAGGGTGAGGATTTGACCCTTAAAAACCTCATCGATTTTGGAAAGAAGATAAAAAGATCAAAGAAAGATGTGAAGAGAGCATACGAAGTGGCAAAAAAAGTTCAGGATGAGTTTTATAAAAGATGCCTCAAGCTCGGTATGGAGTATCTCGAAATGCTAGGCGATGAAAAGATGGGAATGGTAATAATTGGAAGGCCGTACAATAGCTTCGATCCGGGAGCTAACCTGAATATCCATAGGAAGCTTATGGATCTTGGAGTTTTTCCGGTCCCGTATGATATGCTACCTATCCTTGAAGGTGCTGAAGATGATGAGGATCTCAAAGACATGTACTGGGGATACGGACAGAAGATCTTGAGGGCAGCAAAGTTTGTAAAAGAAAGGCAGAACCTTTACCCCATCTACATAACGAACTTCGGATGTGGCCCTGACTCATTCATCACCCATTTCTTCAAAAGGATCGTAGGTTCAAAGCCTTTTTTACAGCTGGAGATAGACGAACACAGCGCAGATGCGGGTATTATTACGAGACTGGAAGCTTTTTTGGATAGTATAAGGCACGCAAAGAGAAAAGAGAGTCAAACTGTGAAAAAGATTAGAGTATTTACGACCAATGGGAAAAGAAAGATATACATCCCCCATATGTGTGACCATTCTTATCCGTTTGCAAGTGCTTTTAGGGCTTGTGGGGTCGATGCAGAGGTTATGGAACCGTCCAATGAGGATACTTTGGTTTTAGGTAGGAAATTCACGTCTGGCAGGGAATGTTATCCATGCATTTTAACAACCGGTGATATGGTAAAAACCGCCTTAAGGGAAGACTTTGACCCCAAAAGGAGCGCGTTTTTTATGCCCTCGGGAGGTGGTCCGTGCAGGTTCGGTCAGTACCATAGATTCCATAGGCTTGTCTTAGACGAGTTAGGCTTTGAAGATGTTCCTATCTACGCTCCAAATCAGGATCATAGGTTTTACCAGGAATTGAACATAATGGGAAAGAAGTTCAAAAGGCTAGGCTGGAAGGCAATTGTTTCTGTGGATCTTATGACAAAACTTCTTCATGAGATAAGGCCTAGAGAGATAAATAAAGGAGAGGCGGACAGGGTTTATAAGGAATGCCTTGAGAAGGTTTGCCGCTCCATAGAAAGGGACGCCATAGACTTTATGGAGGTTTTACAAGATGTTCTAAGAGCCATGCTTTCAGTCCCAAGATACAATGACGAAAGGCCGATCGTTGGAATAGTCGGAGAGATATACGTAAGACAGAACGCTTTCAGTAACAGCGAGATAGTGAAGAAGGTGGAAGAATATGGAGGAATAGCTTGGCTTGCCCCGATTACAGAATGGATCTCCTACATAAACCACATGGGAAAGAAGAAGGCTTTAAGGTTTAAAAGTTATTCGAGCCTTTTTAGCATCCTACTTACCGAGTATTTCCAGAAAAAGGATGAACATGAGATGGAAAGGATCTTCCTAGAGCATATAAGCTATGGGAAAGAGCCCGAAATAGAGAGCATCCTAAAGAAGGCGAGTCCGTACATACACGAGAGTTTTGAGGGTGAGGCTATCCTTACGGTTGGAAAATCGATAGACTTTATAGAGAAGGGTGTTTCCGGAATAATCAATGCAATGCCTTTTACGTGTATGCCAGGCACTATATCGAGTGCGATTATGAGACTTATTCAGAAAAGATACGGAGTTCCAGTTTTGAACATAGCTTTTGATGGTCAAGGCCTGTCAAACATAAATACGAGGATTGAAGCATTCATGTATCAGGTTTGGGAACACTTCGAAAGAAAGAAGCTCAAAACGAGACTTTAAATTCTTCTAGGCCTTCTTGAGCTTTAAGTTGTGAAAGTAAATCACTGTAGCTAGGAGAGCCCATAAAGGCCTTTGTGTAGATCTTTCCTTTTTCAACTCCGGGCTGATCGAAGGGGTTAATTCCTAAAAGTTCGCCGAAAAGTACGATCGCCATCTCGAAAAGGTAAAATAAAGCGCCGATTGTCTCGCAAGATACATTATCGAGATCTATCTCTAATACTGGTACTCCTGCCTCACTGGCAGAGAGTTTTGTGGCCTTAAATTCAGAGAGAAAGAGTTGGCCAAATGTTCTACCGGAAAGATAATTAAGCTCATCCACGTAGGGGAAACTCATAGGAATGGGCAGATCTATAGACGGTGCAAAGATAAAGATCAAGAATTTATCTTTGGGTCCTCCCACGTAGAGTTGAAGCTGGGAATGTTGGTCAGTCACACCCCTTGCCAAAAGTGGGGTGGGCCCTTTTCCGTCTTTACCTAAGCTTTCGGCCTCAAGCTGCCTAAACCACTCTGAAAAACCGTAAAGCCTGTCACAGTAAGGCATCATCACGTGGATCTTCTTCCCCTTTTTATCCATGAGGTAAAGAAGAGCGCAAAGGAGAAGGCCAATATTCTTTTCCCCATTTGACCCTTTTATATGTTCGGCCATCTTTTTTGCACCGAGAAGAATGCTTTCGACATCTAGACCCAAAAGTAAAGAAGGAAACATACCAACGGGACTTAGAACGGAAAACCTACCACCCACATCTTCCGGAACAGAAAGGGTAAAAAGTCTTTCTTCATCGGCGATTCTCTTTAAAGATCCCCTTTTTTTGTCTGTTATCACGACTATCCTATTTTTTAGATCGGGAAGATCCTCAAGCAGCTTAAAAAAGAACATAAATTGAGTTAGTGTCTCCGGGGTTTCTCCCGACTTACTGATCACAATAAGGATCGTTTTTTCTTTATTTAGGAGTTCTGCAACCGTTTTTATCGTGAGAGGGTCTATGTTGTCCAAAATCCAGTATCTTGGTTTTTTTAAATAATTGTGATAAGGACTCAGAAGGGCATTGAATATAGCGTAGGCACCTAGGGCAGAACCTCCTATCCCCAAAAGAAGAATATCTTCTATTTGTCCATTTTTAATCTCATCTGCCTTCTGCTTCATCTCGTAGAGCTCGTATTTCTCAAAGGGAAGCCTCATAAAGGGATAGGGATTTTCGTGTAGTTTTTCGTTTAGGATTTCAAGTCTACTTATCGTTTGTGCAAGCTCCTCCTCCGAGACTCCAGAAGGGTTTTTTCTTTTTAGGCAGTAAGTGTAGTCTAGATGAATCATGTTACTCGAGAAATATTCCCATTCTTTTAAATTTCTCGTATCTTCTTTCCTTTAGCTCTTCAGGTGGAATGTTCGTCAATTCTTGAAGGTGGGCCTGGATAGCCTCTTTTGTGTTCATAAAAGTTTCACTCCAATTTCTGTGGGCTCCTCCAAAAGGTTCTTTGACTATTTGATCCACGACTTTAAGTTCGTAAAGGTCCTGGGCGGTCAACTTTAAAGATGAAGCAGCCTGGTGTGCTTTTGTCCCGTCCCTCCAAAGGATGGCAGCACACCCTTCAGGGGATATAACGGAGTAAATCGAGTTTTCGAGCATAAGAATCCTATCGGCGACCCCAATAGCCAATGCTCCACCGCTTCCTCCCTCACCTATAACTACGCTAACTATGGGTATCTCGAGGGTAAACATGAAATATATGCTTGAGGCGATCGCCTCTGCCTGTCCCCTTTCCTCTGCCCCCACACCCGGATAAGCTCCCGGTGTATCGATAAACGTGATGAGAGGTTTCTTCCACCTGTTTGCCAAATCCATTATTCTTATCGCTTTTCTATATCCTTCTGGGTGGGCCATTCCGAAATTCCTATAGGCCATCTCTTTTATGTCCCTTCCCTTTTGGTGTCCGAGAAAAGCAACAGATCTTCCGTTAAACTTCCCAAAACCACCTACTAGTGCGGGATCGTCTTTAAACTTTCTATCTCCATGAATTTCGAAATAATCGTTAAAAAGGTTACTTACGTAATCGAGAGTTCTTGGTCTATTGAGATGTCTTGAAATCTGGGTCTTCTGCCAGGGAGAGAGATCACTGTAAATCTCTTTTTCGAGTTTTGCTATTTTCCGCTCTAAGCTCCTTATCTCTTTTGCAAAGTGAGGATCGTTAGGGTCGTGAAACTTTCTTATCTCCTCTAGCCTGGCCTCAAGCGGTTTTAATTTCATCTCAAAATCGAGGTAGTGTTTCATGGAGAAACCTTATATGTTACACCAAAAGGAAAATATCTTTTTAAGATTTCAAGTCGCTCAGGATTTATCTTCAAATTTTCTACTCTTATGCTTCTTTCTTCTCCATTTTCAAGAAAGTGAATGTGAAGCTCAGAATCGCCTCTGATTGTAAAAAGGACATCTTTAAGCCTTTTTAGATCTTCTTTTTTTACAAAATTGCAATCGATAGATATATGCACCTTTTTGGTGGGACCGTTCCGTGGAAGTTCAAAAGAGCTCACGTTCTTGGCCCTTAACTTTACCACATCGTTTTCGCCTTTTTCTACTGTTCCCAGAACCACGATTGGTTTATCATCCCTCAAAAGATGGGAAACTTTTTGCAAAAGGTCAGGAAAGACTACAACTTCCACCATCCCCTTGGTGTCTTCCAAGGTAATGTATGCCATCTTTTCACCTTTTTTCGTCTTTATCTCCCTTAAAGTATTGACTATACCCACAAGTTTCACCTCATGGTCCTCTAATTCCTCGATCTCCTTAAGTTTCTGAGTATCGTAAGGCGTGATGTTTTTTATGAGTTCTGTGTAGGAACTCAAAGGATGTTCGGAAAAGTAAAATCCAAAAGCCTCTTTTTCGCCAAATAGTATCTCCTCTCTAGAGAGTTCCTCTATGTCCGGGATCGGCATAAAATGCATATCCCGCATATCGTCAAATATGGAGGGCTGTTTTTGCTTTTCGCTCTCCCTCTGGGATAGCTCGGACCTCTGGCTCAAAATGTAAAGTATTTGGGAGCGCCTAAGCCCAAAGGAATCAAAACATCCTGCCTTTGCAAGACTTTCCAAAACTTTTTTGTTTACCTTTCTCGAATCAACAATTGCGAGAAACTGCATAAGGGACTCAAACCTTCCAACCTTCTTTCTCGTCTCCAAAATGTTCTCTATTGCCGCATCTCCGACATTTTTGATACCTTCAAGTCCATATCTTATCATCCCGTCCTTTACGGTAAACGATCTATCACTCTCATTTATGTCAGGCGGTAGGACCTTGATACCCTGTTCTCGACACTCCGTTATGTACCTTAGCATGTTATCCGTGTTCGTGACCTCGCTTGTGAGAAGGGCAGCCATAAAGTATGTTGGATAATGGGCCTTAAGGTACGCGGTCTGATAAGCCACAAGTGCATAAGCTGCACTGTGAGACTTGTTAAATCCGTATTCTCCGAATCTCAAAATAACGTCGTATATTCTTTCTGCCACATCCTTTTGAACCCCGTTTCTAAGACAGCCCTCTAGAAAACTTTCCCTGTAGTTCTTTAATTCTTCCGGAATCTTCTTGCTTATAGCCTTCCTTAAAGCGTCGGCCTCCTTCATTGAAAAGCCGGCAAGCTCGGAAGCCATCCTCATTATCTGTTCCTGGTAGACTATAACTCCGTAGGTGTCGCTCAGAATAGGTCTTAGCTTTTCCACCTCAAAAGTGATAAGGGCAGGGTTATTCTTCCTCTTTATGAACTCTTCGATCATTCCGCTTGTAAGGGGGCCTGGTCTGTATAAGGCTATAAGCGCTATTATGTCTTCAAACTTTGAAGGCCTGAGTCTCACAAGAAGCTCCCTCATCCCTCTACTTTCAAGCTGGAACACCCCTGATGTGTTTCCCGACGATAGTAACTCGTATGTCTTTTTATCATCAAGGGGGATCTTGGAGATGTCAAGGTCTATGCCGTTTTCTTTTAACATTTTAACTACTGTGTCTATTATCGTGAGGGTCTTAAGTCCTAAAAAGTCGAACTTAACAAGCCCTATCTTTTCGAT encodes:
- a CDS encoding DNA polymerase III subunit alpha — protein: MSEFVHLHVHSQYSLLDGAIRFENLFERMREFGMTSCALTDHGCMFGAAEFYFSAKERGIKPIIGCEAYIAPKSRFEQKKIKGEENAYHLVLLAMDNTGYKNLIKLVTLAQFEGFYYVPRIDKELLVKYNEGLICLTACLKGEIPYLILKEDETALKKAIEDYISIFENRLYFELQYNGLEEQKKVNESLIKLAKYFGIPLVATNDCHYLRREEYKSHEILLSIQTGKKVSDKDRLSFKTDQFYFKSAKEMESIFSDCKEAIKSTLEISEMCNLEIESGTYHFPEFKISENISLEEYFEQVTRRGFEKKIEEIKKNYENFSEEILKKYEGRLNYEIDVIKKTGFVGYFLIVSDFIDFAKKNGIPVGPGRGSAAGSLVAYCLNITDIDPIRYDLLFERFLNPDRVSPPDIDVDFCMEGREKVIEYVMNKYGKENVAQIITFGTMQSRAAIRDVGRALGLSYGEVDRIAKLVPPFAKSIEAALSTEPALKELYERDERVKELLDTAISLEGLARHASTHAAGIVISNKPLTEYLPLYRGTNGETVTQYPMKMIEKIGLVKFDFLGLKTLTIIDTVVKMLKENGIDLDISKIPLDDKKTYELLSSGNTSGVFQLESRGMRELLVRLRPSKFEDIIALIALYRPGPLTSGMIEEFIKRKNNPALITFEVEKLRPILSDTYGVIVYQEQIMRMASELAGFSMKEADALRKAISKKIPEELKNYRESFLEGCLRNGVQKDVAERIYDVILRFGEYGFNKSHSAAYALVAYQTAYLKAHYPTYFMAALLTSEVTNTDNMLRYITECREQGIKVLPPDINESDRSFTVKDGMIRYGLEGIKNVGDAAIENILETRKKVGRFESLMQFLAIVDSRKVNKKVLESLAKAGCFDSFGLRRSQILYILSQRSELSQRESEKQKQPSIFDDMRDMHFMPIPDIEELSREEILFGEKEAFGFYFSEHPLSSYTELIKNITPYDTQKLKEIEELEDHEVKLVGIVNTLREIKTKKGEKMAYITLEDTKGMVEVVVFPDLLQKVSHLLRDDKPIVVLGTVEKGENDVVKLRAKNVSSFELPRNGPTKKVHISIDCNFVKKEDLKRLKDVLFTIRGDSELHIHFLENGEERSIRVENLKINPERLEILKRYFPFGVTYKVSP